A single Loxodonta africana isolate mLoxAfr1 chromosome 12, mLoxAfr1.hap2, whole genome shotgun sequence DNA region contains:
- the TMEM186 gene encoding transmembrane protein 186: MAALLRAVTQWQRVAAWGRPLHGLCCSARDPRRWVGSRPPTLKETPSDTETEKFQMVYRFGAIRVFGFLSRLKVAQTALTVVALPPGFYLYTQGLMSLGSLCLMGGIAGFALAMLCWMSHFFRRLVGILYVNESGTVLRVAHLTFWGSRQDTCCPVADVIPLMETRDRPQEVFVRIQQYSGKQTFYLSMRYGCILDRERFTQVFGRVDMPR, encoded by the exons ATG GCTGCCCTGCTCAGAGCAGTGACCCAGTGGCAGAGGGTAGCTGCCTGGGGGAGGCCGCTCCATGGGCTGTGCTGCAGTGCGCGGGATCCCAGGAGGTGGGTGGGAAGCAGACCACCCACCTTGAAGGAGACACCATCAGACACAGAGACGGAGAAATTCCAGATGGTCTACCGGTTTGGTGCCATCAGAGTCTTCGGATTCCTGTCTCGGCTGAAGGTGGCACAGACGGCCCTGACGGTGGTGGCCCTGCCGCCAGGCTTCTATTTGTACACCCAGGGCCTGATGAGTCTTGGCTCCCTGTGCCTCATGGGTGGGATAGCTGGCTTTGCCCTGGCCATGCTGTGCTGGATGAGCCATTTCTTCCGGAGGCTGGTGGGCATCTTGTACGTGAATGAGTCAGGCACGGTGCTGCGGGTGGCCCACCTGACCTTCTGGGGCTCGCGGCAGGATACCTGCTGCCCCGTGGCTGATGTGATCCCCCTCATGGAAACCAGGGACCGGCCCCAGGAGGTGTTCGTCCGTATCCAGCAGTACAGTGGGAAGCAGACTTTCTACCTTAGTATGCGCTATGGATGCATCCTGGACAGAGAACGATTCACACAGGTGTTTGGGAGAGTGGACATGCCCAGATAA